The following is a genomic window from Pedobacter sp. KBS0701.
TCCGGTTCTTCAATTGCCGGGAATTTTCCTTTTATACTTTCTTTACTGGCATAGCCCTTTAATCCATAAACATAGGGTAGGGCCCAGGCCGTAATGTCATAAGTATTAGAATCGGTTACAAAAGTTTGGGGTTCTAATAAAACGTTAGCCAAAACTGCTCTTGCCTGCTGAATGTTAACAATTAAATCGTTTCGGGCGATACTAAAATTTTCTTCCTTTTGGGTATCGTAATCGTAAGCTTTACCGGTTTTATCTCCACCATAAGCAAATTCGATTTTATTTTTGGTTAAGAGTCCGGCCAGTTTTTTTAAGCGCGATAAATTAGTCGCTTTTATAATATAACTTTTATAAATGCCCGGGCTATTGGCTAGTTCCTGCTGGAAATACTTTTTATACTCCGCTAATAATTTACTATGGTTTAAAGAAGTCACTTCAAGGGTCGACATTCCTGTTGTAAAGTGGTGTGCGATACGGTCTTTTAAGGTAAGCGTATCCCCATCGTTGGTTACCACTGATAATCCGGCTCTGATTCCGCCCTGCTCATAAGTCATACCGATTGATCCATTATACAAAGGGTAAGTATCGCCATAAGAGGGATAAAGCAGATCGAAACGTTCTTTAGTGAAATATTGCCAGCCTTCGGCATCAAAGTATTTGGCATTGTTTTTACCAACAACCACCTGGAAACTTTTTTGCCAGGGCGTAATGTCCTGGTGAACGGGTTCTGCCGCTGGCGCAAAATAGTAAGGCTCATTATAGCTCTGTTCATGAAAATCGACATGTACCTGTGGCATCCACTGGTTATACAGGTCTAATCGTTGCTGGCTCTCAATTTGTGTTTGCCAGGCCCAGTCGCGGTTTAAATCGAAATAATAATGGTTTGGCCTGCCACCTGGCCAGGGTTCAATATGCTCCCTGGAGGAGGGATCTGAATTAGGCATTTTCCCTACCACACTATTAAAATAGTTTACGTAACGGTCTCTTCCATCAGGATTTAAACAGGGGTCGATTACCACAACAGTATTTTTTAACCACTCGCTGGCAGGCTTATTATTGCCCGAAACCAAGGTATAGAGCATCTTCATGGCAGTTTCAGTAGAGTTTGCCTCATTGCCATGTACATTATAGCTCAACCAAAGTATAGCAGGCTGATTGGTTAGATCGACACTATTATTGGTGCCAGTTGCCAAAACTAAATTATTGCTCCTGATCTGTTCCAGTTTGGTTACATTTTCTGGCGAAGAAACAACTGCCACCATTAACGGCCGGCCCTCATTGGTTTTACCATACTCTATCAGCTTCATGTTTTTAGCAGAAGCCGCAGCGGTTTGCCTAAAATAATCAGCTACTTTGTGGTGAGGCGTAAAATGCGAACCGAGTTCATAACCCAAAAAATCATCAGGAGATTTTAGCTGTGCATGCGCAAACAAAACAGTACAAAGGGTGATTAGGCAGAACGTTAAGAGTCTCTTCATAGGAAAATAATTTTACCTAATGTACTAATTTTGTTTTTTGTTGGCGCGAAAGCTTAATTTTACATCATATTTTTTACGATAAGCATGATTACAACCGAAAAACTATACGATTATTACCTGGAAAACCCTGTTATCTCTACCGATACAAGAAACATTACGCCTGGTTGTATCTTCTTTGCCTTAAAAGGAGATCTTTTTAATGCCAACGAATTTGCCGCTCAGGCCATAGAAAAAGGAGCTGCATTTGCTGTAATTGATGAAGAAAAATACGCAGACAGCGATAAGTGTTTATTGGTAAAGGATGTGTTAAGTACTTTACAGGATCTGGCTCGTCATCACCGTAAGCAGCTTAACATCCCTGTTATCGGTTTAACCGGTAGCAATGGAAAAACCACGAGCAAAGAACTTGTAAATGCTGTTTTAGCCGAAAGATATAAAACCTTTGCAACCTTTGGTAACTTAAACAATCACATTGGTGTTCCATTATCTATATTATCCATTACCGATGATGTTCAGGTTGCGGTAATTGAAATGGGCGCAAACCACCAAAAGGAAATAGAACTGCTCTGCACCATCGCACAGCCTACTCACGGCATTATTACCAATGTAGGTATGGCACATTTAGATGGGTTCGGTGGCTTTGAAGGGGTAAAAAAAGGCAAGGCAGAACTTTACGCTTACCTTAAACAGACCAGTGGTTATACTTTTATCAATAGGGATAATCCTAATTTGCTCGAAATAAGTACTGCTGCAGGTTTAAACAAACTGATTTATTATGGAACCGAAAATGGGAATACCATTAAAGGCGCTTTAAAAAGCAGCGATCCTTTTATTGAAGTAGACTGGACCAATCATGAGGTTTCATCATCAGTAAAAACCAATTTAACTGGTAGTTATAATTTTGAAAATATCCTGGCTGCAATTTGCATAGGAGATTTTTTCGACATGAGTCCAGAAGAGATCAACACCGGTTTATCGAATTACCAGCCGAAAAATAACCGCTCGCAACTCACCAAAACTGAAAAAAATACGGTGATCTGCGATTTCTACAATGCCAATCCAAGTAGCATGACCGCGGCACTGAAAAATATCGCCGTATTATCGTCCGGTAAAAAAACCGCTATTTTGGGAGATATGTTCGAATTAGGCCCTGAATCACCTGTTCAGCATGAACTTATTGCAAAACAGGCCAACGAAAGTGGTTTGGATCAGCTCATTTTCATCGGAAAGGATTTCTATATATTTAAAGACAATTTTAAAGGCATATTTTTCGAAACACCTGCTGAGGCTGCTCAGTATTTACAAGAAAACTCCGTTCAAGATCATTTAGTATTACTCAAAGGCTCGCGAGGAATGAAACTGGAAAGCCTGTTAAAATATCTATAGCTTATTTTGAAAATTGAATTTCATACCTCTCACCAGTAATTTCTAAAAGTTCAGGCTTCATTTTATCCGGATAGCTAATCAGCAATATTCTTTTTAAACTTTTTTGAGGCCCTAAAGTTGTTTTATTTTTTGCTGGTATTGCAACAACTGTAGCTTGGTACACAAAAGAAACCGGGTATTTTACTTTATTTACAAGATCTAATAATGAAACTTCTGAGAAATCTAAATCAACTGTTTCGTTTGTTTTATTAGTCACTTTCATCTTTACGCTAACAAAAGTATAGCCTTTTTTAGCAACTATTCTGCTATTTCCTGTGGCTTGCTGGCTTGCAGAACTCATTCCATACACTTCATATTCAATATTATTTTTGTAGTTGAAGTTGTTTTTGGCCGGGCTAAGCTGGTAGACGGTGACACATGATGAAAGTGTTAAGATTAAACCCAAAAAGATTAATCTAAAGAGAGGTGCTTTCAAGAGTTAATTAATTTTGATTGCTTAGGGATTCACTTACAGTTAAACCAACATCGCTTACGTCCAAAAGCGGATTATCGCGCATATTCTGTTCAATTTCGATCTCAAACTTCCCATTATGAGGGAAATGATAGTTGGTAAGCATAGGTAAAGTATAACTGAATACATTTCCAGATCCGCTACCCAACCATTCACCATCATTTTTGGCCAGTTTGTATTGATAACGCCGCGTTACCATCTTTTTGCCATCTTTAAAATGAACAAGGATAAAAATATTGGCGTATTTATAATCGGCGGTATGTCTAAGCTTAAAATAAATATTATAGGCCTTAGTATTATCCTTAATCTCAAATGTGGTCGAAACATGGTTACGGTAGGTCCACCTGCGGCCTGCAATTTCTACATTACTATCAATTACGCTGGATGTACAGCCCACAAATAGCGAAGTAATCAATAAAAAACCAAGCAAGAATACTTGTCTTTTATTCAGCAGCAGGTTTATTTTCTGAGCCATTATTATTGTTTCGGCGGTTATTGTTTTTCCTACGATTATTTCTGTTCTTGTTTTTGCTTTGTTCTGGCTTAGCACCTTCTACCGTAACATTTCCTTCAGCTTTAACTACAGGTTTTGGTCCTTGCAGCTGCTTTGGTTTATTATTTTGAGGTTTTGGCCCATTAACATGCTGTGGTTTCGGCACTGACTGTTGAGGCTTTTGACCTGCATTTTGTTGCGGTTTTGGTCCGTTAGGTTGTTTTCCGCCTTGCTGAGCTTTTTGCGCCCCCTGTTGAGGCTGCTGCGGCCTATTACTAGGGCCTGCATTTTTCTCTCCGGCAGGAACTCTTTCCCTTTTATTTTGGTTGTTATTGCGGTTATTTTTCTGATTGTTGTTCCTGTTCTGATTATTTTTACTACGAGAACGTTCGTCCAGGCGGGTTAAACTATCCTGACCAACTACATTTTCGTAATCGAAAGATTTTTCTACCACAACCGGCGCGGCAATCTGAACAGCTTCTTCTTTTAAGTTAGGCGCTTTTTTACCCGCCTTGTTCATCGTCATGATCTCTTTTACACGTGCAGCTTTCACCGGAATCCAGTTTTCATCCCCCTGGTAACTGAACCACATGATTTTCTTGAAAATATCGGTTTTCTGGTGACGGGCATAACCGGCCTCAGTATCCAGGTTTTCAATTCTATCGGGAATATCTTTTAAAGCATCCAGATAGGTATCCAGCTCATAGTTTAAGCAGCATTTTAATTTACCGCACTGACCAGCAAGTTTTAACGTATTTAATGATAAATTTTGATAACGCGCCGCAGCCGTAGAAACCGTTTTGAAGTTGGTTAACCAGGTAGAGCAGCATAATTCGCGCCCGCAAGAGCCAATTCCGCCTAAACGACCAGCTTCCTGACGCATTCCGATCTGGCGCATTTCAATGCGGATACGGAAACTCTCCGCCATTTTTTTAATCAGTTCGCGGAAATCCACACGCCCATCAGCCGTATAAAAAAAAGTGGCTTTGGTTTTGTCGGCCTGGTAGTCTACATCGCTGATTTTCATTTGCAAACGTAAATCCAATGCCAGTTTACGGGCTTTGTGCATGGTTTCCCATTCCATCCCTTTGGCAGCATTCCATTTCTCTACATCGGCTTCGGTAGCTTTACGGTAGATTTTTTTGGTTACCTGATCTAGTGCGGTTTTACGGCGTTTCATCTGGATTCTTACCAGTTCTCCCGTAAGCGAAACGTGCCCCACATCAAAACCACCCGTTGGTCCTTCAACAGCAACAAGCTCCCCGATTTCGAGGTAAATGTTATCATTATTAAGGAAAAACTCTTTACGTGAACCTTTAAATTTGATTTCGGTAACCTGAAAAGGTTTATAATTAGAAGGCATATCCAAATTAGACAGCCAATCGTGAACTTCCATTGTCTGGCAACCACCGGTGCCGCATGAGCCATTACTTTTGCATCCATTAGGGGTGCAACCACCACCTGTTGAACAACTTCCACATCCCATATTAATTGTATATATATTGAGTCCCCGCAGGGAGCGTTTTAAACTTGATAATTTTTACCAATTGTAAAGATACATCTAAAAACAGAATTTTCGGGTTCGCGTTTCTTTCAATGTGGTAATGTGCCTTTTCCAGTTCGCCGATTATGGCCTCTGCCATAGGTAAGGTAAGCACGTGTGTGCTGAGTTTTTTGGCGGTTTCGAATGTTAATGGAGGTAATTTAACCAATTCTTCGGCACCACTTAAAATTAAACAGCATTCGCGTAAATAATTTACGCCATATTTTAAAAAATTCTTCTGGTTTTCTCTTCCCCATTTGGCAGCCTCATCGGTAAAATCGATCAGATCGGGAACTTTATTTCCAAAACCCATCCTTAGCCAGGCGGTAAAGGTGCCCGAACTGTCGCTTTGTGTATCGGCAGCCAAAGCTTTGGCCTCAATTAAATTTCCATCGGCCAAAAAGGAATAATCAATAGCCTGGTGCTCAGTTAATCCGCTTGCATTTAATAAATATCCTGTAACCTCTTCCGACGAAAGTTTTGGGATTTTCACAATTTGCGTCCTGGATAGGATGGTGGTTAAAATCTGATCCTGACTTTGCGCAATTAAAATAAACAGTGTATTTGCAGGCGGTTCTTCGATTAATTTTAACAAGGCATTTCCAGCTTTATCCAGGTATTCCGGAAGCCACATAATTAAAACCTTTGTTTCCGCTTCGAAGGCCTTATAACTCAGCTTTTTAATAATATCGTGGCATTCGGCAATGTTGATATTGGCCTGTTTATTGGCCGCATCAAGCTTGGAGCGCCAGATATCCATATCAAAATAAGGATCCTGCATCAGCATACCCCGCCATTCATCCAACACATCTACAGCCGTTTTTACACTGGCAGAAGCAAAAAACGGATAGGAGAAATGCAGATCGGGGTGGATGAGGCGTTCGTATTTTCTGCAACTCGAACACTCGCCACAACTATCGTTCTCTCCTTTATTAAGGCAATTGATGTATTGCGCATAGGCAATGGCCAGGGGTACAGCTCCAGAGCCAGCAGGCGACAAAAACAGTTGCGCATGGCTAATACGGTTTTCTTTAACCGTTTGCACCAATTGTTGCTTCACTCTTTCCTGTCCGATAATTTCTTTAAACTGCATTTGGTGCAAAATAAGAAATAGATATGAGATTCACACACAAGTGACCATGTTCTTACGTTCGGCATACATATTTGGCATGTAGCAACCGCCTAAGTTTTCAAAATTTAAGAGTTTGCCTGCCCATCGTATAGCGATAGCGAAGCTTCATTATTGTTTTTTTTGGAAATGGCTGGTTCTGTTTCAATGGCAAATGCAGTCCTGCTATCCCTTTAAGTCCTCGCTGCGCTCCGGGCTTTTCGTTCTATCAGGTTTATTTAACTAAAATCAGTAATTCTTCGGGAACATCAAGTAGCGCACTATGCAACTTTACCCAACCGAACTGGCCTGCATCAACTAAACCTGATGGGAGCGGCAGCCCCGAAGCATGAGGGCTAAAGCATACAGCAGGACAGCACCTACCCAAGTACCACAGGTTTTGCTTTCCAAAAAATAGAACAAATCAATTTTTCAGTTAACAACAAACACGTTACCAAGGCATTAGCACTTATGTTTATCGATTATTTCAAAAAGCTTACCTTTGGCTTTTATTTTTAAACGGTAGTAAACGCTTTGCGCCAAACACCCAACGCTTAACTTATGGCACGGATCCTCGCATTTGATTATGGAACAAAACGCATCGGCATTGCGGTAACCGATCCTTTGCAGCTAATTGCAACAGGCCTGGATACGGTGCACCCGAAAGATGTGATCGAATATGTTAAAAAATACATGCTTTCCGAGCAGGTGGAGGCCTTTGTGCTTGGGGATCCTAAACAAATGGATGGTTCTCCGTCTGATTCGGCACAACATGTGAAAGGTTTTGCTACGCTGCTGAAAAAATCGTTTCCCGATATCCCAAGACACTGGGTTGATGAACGTTTTACTTCTAAAATGGCGCATCAGGCCATTATGCAAAGCGGGTTAAAAAAAAGCGACAGAAGGGATAAAAACAGGGTTGATACCATTGCTGCAACCATCATTTTACAATATTTTATGGAAAGTAACCGTTTATAACCAAAAAATGAGCCTGATAAACGACGATTTACAAGATCTATTAATTGCCTATTGCGAACCTGAAAGCGAATTGCTTCAACAGATAGACCGCGAAACCAACCTTAAAGTTTTAATGCCCCGTATGCTTTCAGGCCATTACCAGGGCAGGGTGTTAAGCATGCTCAGCAAAATGATTTCCCCTAAGAGGATTTTAGAAATCGGCACTTTTACTGGTTATGCCACCTTATGTCTTGCTGAGGGATTAACAAATGATGGCCTGCTGTATACGCTGGATATTAATGAAGAACTGGAAGATATGGTTCGCAGAAACTTTGCCAAATCAGCATATAACGATCAGATTAATTACATCCTTGGCGACGCTACCACTACAATAGCAAGTTTAGATGAAGTTTTCGACATTGTTTTTATCGATGCCGACAAGAAAAACAACGGTACCTATTATGATCTCATTTTTGACCGTGTACGCCCGGGCGGGATTATTATTGTGGATAATGTACTATGGAGTGGAAAAGTACTCCAGGAGAAACAGGATAAAGACACCAGAAATATTACTAGTTTTAATGATAAAATAGCTGCAGATGAACGGGTTGAGAAATTGATTTTACCTGTGCGTGATGGTTTGTTTGTGATCAGGAAGAAATGATGATGGCATATAGTTAATGGCTCATTGCCTGCTAAGCCAAGGCTATTAACCATTAAACCATGGTCTATTAACCAAAAAAGAAATGAAGAAAATCTTTACTTTTTGCCTGCTCCTTTTAGCGGGGATTATTGCAAAAGCGCAAGACACAGAAGAATATATTGCAGCGCACGTAGAATATGCACAAGGTTTAATGCATGATCATAAAATTCCGGCCAGCGTTATTTTAGCCGTTGCCATACATGAATCTGCTGCCGGAAACAGTAAAATTGCGCAGCACCTCAATAACCATTTTGGTGTAAAAGGGCCTAACAACAATGCAGATATCCATTCTTCGTACCGCGATTATTTAAATGCGGACGAATCTTACAGCCATTTTGTTGAAATAATGGAAACCCGCGAGCCTTTTAACAACCTGTTTGCGAAGTACGATCAGTACGATTACAAGGGTTGGGCTTACGGCATCCGCCGCTGTGGTTATGCCAGCAGTAGAAGATGGGCCAGTCAGGTTATTGGACTCATTAAAAAATATGAGCTTTACCAATACGATGAGCGACCGGAAGGATACGAAGAACCTGTTTATGCCACTCCGGTACGCCGCCACACCAGAAGCAGAAGAACAACAAAAACTTATACTGTAAAATCGGGCGATAACTTAAGTATCATCGCCAAAAAGAAAGGTACAACAGTAAAAAAACTGATGCAGAAAAACGGGATCAAAAAAGCAAATTTAAAACCAGGGCAGAAGATTAAGTTTTAGTTATGAGTCCTAAGTCTAATTTTCAGTTTGCAATTTTCAGTTCACAATTAACCTATTTCAGTTCACAGTTTTCAGTTCACAATTAATCATATACCAATGCGTTCATCCAACCAACTTATCCTATTAGCGGCAATCCTCGTTTTTTTAAGCTCATGCGGTTCCAGGAAATTTTCCAAAAACAACAAACAGATTGAAAAAGCAGCCAACAAAGCCAATAATAACTCATACAAAAGCTATAATACCTTAAGTTATATTGATGAGTTTAAAGGCGTAGCCATAGAAGAAATGAACTCGGCCGGTATTCCTGCAAGTATTACTTTAGCACAGGGTATTTTAGAATCAGGCAGTGGAAACAGCGATTTGGCCAAGTATGCCAATAATCATTTCGGCATTAAATGTACTTCAGAATGGAAAGGAAAAAACTATTTCCGTGATGATGACCAGAAAAACGACTGTTTTAGGGTATATAAAGATGCCCGCGAATCATTCAGGGATCATTCTGAGTTTCTAAAACGCAAACGTTATAGTTTTCTTTTCCAACTGGATAAAAACGATTACAAAAGCTGGGCACAGGGATTAAAAACAGCGGGGTATGCCACTAATCCTAAATATCCTGATCTGTTAATCAATACCATCGAAAAATATCAGCTTTACCAGTACGATCAACCAGAAAGCGAAAAGCAGAAAATTGCGCGCGAGGATCGTGTTTTTACAGAAATCAATCAAAATATTCCCCAGGAGAAGGCTAAGTTTACCCCAGTAGAAACACCACCTGCAGGCGCCAAACCAATTCTTGCCGATGGCACTTATACCGTTGTTAAAGGAGATACGCTGTACAATATTGCTAAACGCTTTAACTTAACAGTCGATCAGTTAAAAATGCTAAACGAAATGAGTACCGACGCTATTAAGCTAGGTCAAACACTTAAGGTTAAATAATGTTAAGTACAAACATCGCCAGCAAGATATTTGTAGTTTTGTAGCTTAATGAAATTTTTTATTCCCTTTATATTTATTCTTGGCTTCTCTACGTGGCTTCATGCACAAAATAAACCTGTGCAGGGAATTGTTATTGATAAAGAAACCAGGCAGCGTTTGGCCAAAGTTTATATTTACAACATCCGTACGGGTGATGGCTTATATAACAACACAAAAGGCGAATTTAGTACCTTTGCCCTACCAGGTGATACCTTGGTTGCAGCTTTATCAGGCTATGGAGTTGATACCATTGTTTTTAAAGGCCAAACTGCTGCATATTTTCAACTCAGATCGCTCGGCATCAGACTACGCGATGTAGTTATTCAACAAAAAAGATTGAGCCCACAGCAGCAATACGAAAAAAATGTTCAGGAATACCGTTACCAAACCATGAAGGGAAGTAGTAAAGATTTATTGAATTTAAGTAATGGTGGTGTTGGTTTAGGTATCGATGCGATCTATAACCTGTTAAGCAGACAAGGAAGAAATGCCCGTCACCTTCAAAAAATTCTGGAAAAAGATTATCGTGAAGACCTGATTGATTATCGTTTCAGTGCCAGTCTGGTCAGCCAGGTATTAGGTATAAAAGATGCCGAACTGACAGATTTTATGCAGCAATATCGCCCTACTTATCAATTTGTATTAGATGCAACAGATTACGCCTTTAATCTTTTTATCAGGAATGCCTATAAAAGCTACAGGTTAAATCCTAAAGCCTTACAATTGCCGGCATTGCCCAAAATAACCATTGATAAGCTGTGAAGGCGCCAATCCTGATCGTTAAAAAACTTCCGGCAGCTGGCATGGCTATCTTTCCTTTTATCCTGCTAAAATCTGCAAAGCTTAAAAACGATGCAGAGATGATTAATCACGAGAAAATCCATTTGCGCCAACAGTTAGAACTGCTTATTTTGCCTTTTTATCTGCTGTATCTTTTTAATTACCTTATCAACCTTTTTAAATACCAAAACCACGACCAGGCTTATCGGAACATTGTTTTTGAAAAGGAAGCTTATAATCATGACACCGACCTTAATTATCTGAAAAACGGCAATTGGTACGGCTGGATCAGATCAATATTATAGGACGATTTTCTGTCCAAATTGAATTGTCGATCCGCCAATCATTTTGTTAAATGCTTTTTATCTCTAAAATTTTTCTTTTTCTTTGTAGGTAATGAAGAACTGTTTAGCTGCCATAATCCTGATCCTAAGTTTCTGCTCTACAAAATTATATGCACAGGAAATTGATACTATTCCGATCAATACCAAAGACTTGAATATAAAGTTAAAACGTAGTCCGTTGCCAAGCAGGCAGGGGCCATTAAACTTTGAGCCTGTAAAAATTAAGCCTTTGGTTGTAAACGCCAGGATTAATTACTGGAAAACAAGAACCAACATTGGTATCAACATTAACCAGGCCCAATTCAGTAACAATTGGAAAGGTGGTGGTACCAACTCTGTAGCCGTTGGCGGTTTGGTTAACTGGAAGGCAGAATACAACAAAGACAGTTACAGTTATGTAAGCGAGCTTGTTTTGCAATATGGCAAAATCAAAAATAAAGATCAGCTGCAAAAGAAAACCAACGACCGTATTTTTTGGGATAATAAAGCTTCTTTCCAGCTTTCTAAAAGCTGGTTCTTCTTTGGATCGTTAAGTTTTGAATCCCAATTCGATAATGGTTATTCTTACAGTATGGTAAACGGCCAGGAAACCGCCACGCTGATTTCAAAATTTATGGGCCCGGGTTATTTAACAGAATCTATCGGTTTCGAGTATAAGCCTGTTAAATATTTTTCTACCCGTATAGGCACCGGTACTGCACGTCAAACTTTTGTCTTGGATGAAAAGCTTTTTCTTGATCCTGTTGATAATACCAAACCGCCAAAAGCTAGTGTTTTTGGGGTAGATTATGGCAAAAAAGTACGTAATGAGCTGGCTTTTCAGATTGTAAGTGCAATTGATAAGGATATATTTACCAATACAAACCTTAAGGCACGATATCAGATGTTCATTCCGTATCAGGATTTTAAGATGAGCAATATTGATCATCGGTTAGATGTTGCATTAACGGCAAAAATCAATCGTTTTATGAACACAAGTTTAACTGGCGTACTCCTGTTCGATAAGGATACAGGCACGAACAAAATACAGGCGAACCAGACTTTAGCGCTGGGTTTTGGCTTTACCTTCCCGAGATAGCTTTACCCGCCACCAATTTTGCCCATTTCCCAATACGGCATGGTAATAATCTGCCTAAAGCTTACACCCCTTTGTTTTAGGTAACGTTTAAACTGCTGTATTGATTTTGCCCTGCCTGTTAAGTAAAACGTAGCATTTTGCCACATTTCCCAACATAGCGGGTGCATATTGTCCATCCATTTGATGGCATTTTTCGCAGGGGCGTTCAGGTCAGATGGTACCGTATCAATCAATAATTTAAGGTGTTCAACTGAATTCAGGTTTTCTTCCTGGAGTTCCAACACCCCAAAATACTCTACATCTTCATCAATTACCTTTTTACCCAGCGATTCGTATAAACCCAGGCTGGTTTCATCACCAAAAAAGAAATGCTGATTGGATGCTTCATTGTATTTTACTTTTGCCCGGTCTACAATCAGTTTTAAACGGTCTCCTTTTTGGATATTTACAGCCAGATGATGTCCGGGCCCTTGCCTGTTCAGGTAAAAAATCACTTCACAGGTTTCGTGTGCTTCGTCAAAGCCCGATAAAGTATAATGTCTGTATTCATTGGCGTTAACCCTTAGCAACACTTCGTTTCCAGGTATAAATTTAGCTTCAAAAAAATCGCCTTTAAAGGTAACGCACTTTAAGTTGCTGCTTAACATTTTGGTTTCTACAACTTCTACTTGATATATTTTATTGCTGATCACTTTTTCCATTGTGTTGGCCAGCCATGAAGGTAATTTAGGCATCGTATTCTTTTGTTTAGTAACTTTGAACAAAAGTAGTTGTCTAACAAAAGGATCTTTTTATACCAAAAGGATTAAAGTTTATATCAAAAGGATTTTATGGCC
Proteins encoded in this region:
- a CDS encoding M14 family metallopeptidase, which gives rise to MKRLLTFCLITLCTVLFAHAQLKSPDDFLGYELGSHFTPHHKVADYFRQTAAASAKNMKLIEYGKTNEGRPLMVAVVSSPENVTKLEQIRSNNLVLATGTNNSVDLTNQPAILWLSYNVHGNEANSTETAMKMLYTLVSGNNKPASEWLKNTVVVIDPCLNPDGRDRYVNYFNSVVGKMPNSDPSSREHIEPWPGGRPNHYYFDLNRDWAWQTQIESQQRLDLYNQWMPQVHVDFHEQSYNEPYYFAPAAEPVHQDITPWQKSFQVVVGKNNAKYFDAEGWQYFTKERFDLLYPSYGDTYPLYNGSIGMTYEQGGIRAGLSVVTNDGDTLTLKDRIAHHFTTGMSTLEVTSLNHSKLLAEYKKYFQQELANSPGIYKSYIIKATNLSRLKKLAGLLTKNKIEFAYGGDKTGKAYDYDTQKEENFSIARNDLIVNIQQARAVLANVLLEPQTFVTDSNTYDITAWALPYVYGLKGYASKESIKGKFPAIEEPEVINHDLEKPLAWLFSWGTSEDVQVLTALQKENIKVRQADQPFSVNGKDYPAGTLIVLRAENERLIKGMKDKVTSIAKTLNKPILAISSGFVEKGKDFGSNVYPLLKQPKIAIVSGMEVSSLAFGEAWFFLEHDLNLSPIIINTKDLNNLDINKVNTLILPDGSYSAFIGDGLTVWLNKGGRLILMEDAIESVFEKKGFDIKKKEAVVKKDEKPEANKLLFKNKDKDDFETTIPGAIYKINLDSSHPFSYGLGKTYYSLKTDRKIYEPLVKGWNVGLINEKSLMAGVVGKKAREELKTGLLIGAQDFGRGQVIYLANDPLFRNFWEGGKTLFGNILFCSY
- the murF gene encoding UDP-N-acetylmuramoyl-tripeptide--D-alanyl-D-alanine ligase, whose protein sequence is MITTEKLYDYYLENPVISTDTRNITPGCIFFALKGDLFNANEFAAQAIEKGAAFAVIDEEKYADSDKCLLVKDVLSTLQDLARHHRKQLNIPVIGLTGSNGKTTSKELVNAVLAERYKTFATFGNLNNHIGVPLSILSITDDVQVAVIEMGANHQKEIELLCTIAQPTHGIITNVGMAHLDGFGGFEGVKKGKAELYAYLKQTSGYTFINRDNPNLLEISTAAGLNKLIYYGTENGNTIKGALKSSDPFIEVDWTNHEVSSSVKTNLTGSYNFENILAAICIGDFFDMSPEEINTGLSNYQPKNNRSQLTKTEKNTVICDFYNANPSSMTAALKNIAVLSSGKKTAILGDMFELGPESPVQHELIAKQANESGLDQLIFIGKDFYIFKDNFKGIFFETPAEAAQYLQENSVQDHLVLLKGSRGMKLESLLKYL
- a CDS encoding gliding motility lipoprotein GldH, whose amino-acid sequence is MAQKINLLLNKRQVFLLGFLLITSLFVGCTSSVIDSNVEIAGRRWTYRNHVSTTFEIKDNTKAYNIYFKLRHTADYKYANIFILVHFKDGKKMVTRRYQYKLAKNDGEWLGSGSGNVFSYTLPMLTNYHFPHNGKFEIEIEQNMRDNPLLDVSDVGLTVSESLSNQN
- the ricT gene encoding regulatory iron-sulfur-containing complex subunit RicT; this translates as MGCGSCSTGGGCTPNGCKSNGSCGTGGCQTMEVHDWLSNLDMPSNYKPFQVTEIKFKGSRKEFFLNNDNIYLEIGELVAVEGPTGGFDVGHVSLTGELVRIQMKRRKTALDQVTKKIYRKATEADVEKWNAAKGMEWETMHKARKLALDLRLQMKISDVDYQADKTKATFFYTADGRVDFRELIKKMAESFRIRIEMRQIGMRQEAGRLGGIGSCGRELCCSTWLTNFKTVSTAAARYQNLSLNTLKLAGQCGKLKCCLNYELDTYLDALKDIPDRIENLDTEAGYARHQKTDIFKKIMWFSYQGDENWIPVKAARVKEIMTMNKAGKKAPNLKEEAVQIAAPVVVEKSFDYENVVGQDSLTRLDERSRSKNNQNRNNNQKNNRNNNQNKRERVPAGEKNAGPSNRPQQPQQGAQKAQQGGKQPNGPKPQQNAGQKPQQSVPKPQHVNGPKPQNNKPKQLQGPKPVVKAEGNVTVEGAKPEQSKNKNRNNRRKNNNRRNNNNGSENKPAAE
- a CDS encoding ATP-binding protein; amino-acid sequence: MQFKEIIGQERVKQQLVQTVKENRISHAQLFLSPAGSGAVPLAIAYAQYINCLNKGENDSCGECSSCRKYERLIHPDLHFSYPFFASASVKTAVDVLDEWRGMLMQDPYFDMDIWRSKLDAANKQANINIAECHDIIKKLSYKAFEAETKVLIMWLPEYLDKAGNALLKLIEEPPANTLFILIAQSQDQILTTILSRTQIVKIPKLSSEEVTGYLLNASGLTEHQAIDYSFLADGNLIEAKALAADTQSDSSGTFTAWLRMGFGNKVPDLIDFTDEAAKWGRENQKNFLKYGVNYLRECCLILSGAEELVKLPPLTFETAKKLSTHVLTLPMAEAIIGELEKAHYHIERNANPKILFLDVSLQLVKIIKFKTLPAGTQYIYN
- the ruvX gene encoding Holliday junction resolvase RuvX, with amino-acid sequence MARILAFDYGTKRIGIAVTDPLQLIATGLDTVHPKDVIEYVKKYMLSEQVEAFVLGDPKQMDGSPSDSAQHVKGFATLLKKSFPDIPRHWVDERFTSKMAHQAIMQSGLKKSDRRDKNRVDTIAATIILQYFMESNRL
- a CDS encoding O-methyltransferase, which codes for MSLINDDLQDLLIAYCEPESELLQQIDRETNLKVLMPRMLSGHYQGRVLSMLSKMISPKRILEIGTFTGYATLCLAEGLTNDGLLYTLDINEELEDMVRRNFAKSAYNDQINYILGDATTTIASLDEVFDIVFIDADKKNNGTYYDLIFDRVRPGGIIIVDNVLWSGKVLQEKQDKDTRNITSFNDKIAADERVEKLILPVRDGLFVIRKK